A window of Xiphophorus hellerii strain 12219 chromosome 7, Xiphophorus_hellerii-4.1, whole genome shotgun sequence contains these coding sequences:
- the mcm3ap gene encoding germinal-center associated nuclear protein isoform X2: MNPFGSPHGGAFQAPSSSMKSGLFQGFGQQNPSGSQGQSFLQPPGFGQQSAALQPAVQSGSIFGQQSVVNQPAPQGDSIFGLPSVVSQPGGQGGYIFGQPSNQPTAQSGSIFGQSSTVNQPSAQSGSVFGQHSVVNQPSGLSGSIFGQTTVNQPSAPNGSIFGQTSVVNQPGNQSGSIFGQPPATHQPAAQVGPVFGQQPVNQSGSIFGQPSTATQPATQSGSIFGQLSAANQPATQSGSIFGQLSTANQPATQSGSIFGQLSAANQSATQSGSIFGQPSTATQPATQSGSIFGQLSATNQPATQSGSIFGQAPAQAQPPMSKAPAFGQPPVVTSSSAAAFGLNQSSVFGQSPSFVQPSAFGQRSALGKAPPAFGSPPSGSTASNPSFVQPASSLFSAPQNVNQNRGFGPPEFSFKPPNEAVFKPIFSGSPEPPSGRGPAPSGPSAGFSQPAATPSGPNPPSGCDSGGPRFSFTNPAAPPGPSSTAEPTTPSSFSFTPSSLQTQPSPFSSFISPPAFGKPKSEFGPEDKVALEPNVFARFSKAAKRKDDPAASGPEKPGGEDDAPAPLDVDSPRHPAKRPVVRARGIAGGLFRQAVIGIRKEQSIPVRREAPKEPPRPPAALGPPAVGPAERPSLVLEEPEETQGDEPPAKTLTAPALSRDTAEKPEDSGPSDPLTSASEALTPVGRGPRRDSMDSLSGVSPSDLTTIMVRNVPPSLNKKDVIQKHFARFGKVGKIFCRPNKNQAVVHFDDHASAAKAKRRGKVLHRHELLLLWQKKKQSPGDKGSRAPAEPDQTAAESPKAEEPKPGCSPLRRPTLMPPALGGHASFRQSSPLRRPSPAKLLPFDSEPHKENVTESQGSERLVPSSLVHLVGQVAETAEDKYRLLEQRDKVLRQGRPKRTDLDLSKVFVGTCPDMCPEKERYMRETRNQLSVYEVVQNTEVVDHAAAIKEYSRSSADQEEPLPHELRPLPVLSRTMDYLVTQIMDRGPDSHRDWYDFVWNRTRGIRKDITQQRLCCPHTVSLIEKCTRFHVHCAHHLCEQHMSSFDAKINNENMTKCLQSLKEMYEDLATQQTFCPLEAEFRQYSVLLKLNDGDILREVQQFRDEVRKSLEVKFAVQAFAAVSSNNFVRFFKLVKGASYLSSCLLHRYFNQVRSKALKALITAHTFGTRSTPFPVDDIVRMLMFRSASEAADFVQQYGLNVNDGLVELSRNFQEPELPLSLKRSEVILSKKAPLIGEVVNGGRVPDPPQHRPVCSFDSYNRYRGDGLLAEPDYGYVNPRGAGAAQTADSVVVSSPPRVEAPPPPPVIVPDAPAETGEPFPPAAPIFQPIAPPEPTKPPSPPPKPQPLYNEEDVLAAAEALLEEVVEAEVRALADGGASYARAALRESEAQLEVVVQEVLEQMMTEVSASEIRLEQERLAEERRRLEEARRRQERQAFLAQFSCSLCSEVVQQVVAEVVRETAAAEIQVAVDEQAERLARCSDQICSSLIEETLAADVAQLAEDVLEAQLERIHKFIKRWSDVVAVRRQLKRQMRSFPAAPCCVDPRFKLRALAPSAPQRPSMADLARGLVDLGNAGVLTVSSTRLLRMRRGAVHQMRVQSFYQQLLEETCWKPLDLPALATENVPNPTDRIFWKVLLLLPSEREAGPADRVLSDWLEVKLGADSESEEQRDGTLRTLRVSNSLQDNGHRTHKVHVTVKASRGPLTDAGLSGAEERCELRGAAAIMMLLPLLQAEQAEQDVPLLSALLQLKQLQQISSWNCPLPLVVLVPWQRGAADAERLEEALQLQALMEEELISDFLLVFIPDSTSDLQGSQQLTRAVRWLLARRPPTPPLSCRPLVQLVEATLSQEFCPRVYSNRQNRAAARLPCQGPAPAVRLYNAVLAHVADRVASPELSCLSWPPAEFSEPETREFIPHLGWNSPLQLGWLRTALLGLQLPEWEELPAADSWPDLCASIFRYAAHIPTSRHSQPLLMSRLENLLERVRLTPPLSRRPRPGLTRGGIGPGAACSLIPWDDVVLIFIDHKLKDWQPTGPPAAPDSLTADGEVLVFFPSGSLDGFRPPAEWVLAVDRTHRETQQEEEEGWAPAPSALRSAPALRQKLFHSQVEAPGAPEDPGAPPPLLDITHTPSAEELLAHRVLQNLEEEKAESRRSLEQLQRWLDGDPLDHLATPLFIPSSTLLSSPSTMRVSAPAAAQKLETEERVDGASRSGASGSGASRSGASRSAAPPVPLARRLQALQQQIVASREEEQTCRLKLSALLSIVDD, translated from the exons ATGAATCCGTTTGGAAGTCCGCATGGAGGAGCTTTCCAGGCCCCCAGCAGCTCCATGAAGTCCGGTCTGTTCCAGGGATTCGGGCAGCAGAATCCCAGCGGATCCCAGGGACAAAGTTTTCTCCAACCTCCTGGCTTCGGACAGCAGTCTGCTGCGCTTCAGCCTGCAGTGCAGAGTGGTTCCATTTTCGGACAACAATCTGTGGTGAACCAGCCTGCCCCTCAGGGTGACTCCATCTTTGGGCTGCCGTCTGTTGTCAGTCAGCCCGGAGGTCAGGGTGGTTACATCTTCGGACAGCCATCAAATCAGCCAACAGCGCAAAGTGGTTCCATCTTCGGACAGTCATCTACGGTGAATCAGCCATCAGCTCAGAGTGGGTCCGTTTTCGGACAGCACTCTGTTGTTAATCAGCCTTCAGGACTAAGTGGTTCCATCTTCGGACAGACTACGGTAAATCAGCCTTCCGCTCCAAATGGATCCATTTTCGGACAGACGTCTGTTGTTAATCAGCCCGGCAATCAGAGTGGTTCCATATTCGGACAGCCACCAGCAACACATCAGCCCGCAGCTCAGGTTGGTCCTGTTTTCGGACAGCAACCTGTTAA TCAGAGTGGTTCCATTTTCGGACAGCCATCCACGGCTACCCAGCCTGCTACTCAGAGTGGTTCCATTTTCGGACAACTATCCGCGGCTAATCAGCCTGCTACTCAGAGTGGTTCTATTTTCGGACAACTATCCACGGCTAATCAGCCTGCTACTCAGAGTGGTTCCATTTTCGGACAACTATCCGCGGCTAATCAGTCTGCTACTCAGAGTGGTTCTATTTTCGGACAGCCATCCACGGCTACCCAGCCTGCTACTCAGAGTGGTTCCATTTTCGGACAACTATCCGCGACTAATCAGCCTGCTACTCAGAGTGGTTCAATTTTCGGACAGGCGCCTGCCCAGGCCCAGCCTCCCATGAGCAAGGCTCCAGCCTTTGGGCAGCCTCCTGTGGTAACCAGCAGCTCAGCTGCGGCTTTCGGACTCAACCAGAGCTCTGTGTTTGGACAGAGCCCCTCCTTCGTCCAACCCTCTGCGTTCGGTCAGCGTTCAGCTTTGGGAAAGGCCCCTCCTGCTTTCGGGAGCCCTCCGTCGGGCTCCACCGCCTCCAACCCCTCATTTGTGCAGCCGGCCTCCAGCTTGTTCAGCGCCCCTCAGAATGTGAACCAGAACCGGGGGTTTGGACCTCCAGAGTTCAGCTTCAAGCCGCCCAACGAGGCCGTGTTCAAACCCATCTTCAGCGGCAGCCCGGAGCCGCCCAGCGGCCGGGGCCCGGCCCCCTCCGGCCCCTCTGCTGGCTTCTCCCAGCCGGCCGCAACCCCCTCTGGCCCAAACCCGCCATCAGGCTGTGACAGCGGCGGCCCTCGGTTCTCCTTCACCAACCCGGCGGCCCCGCCGGGCCCCAGCTCCACGGCGGAGCCGACCACCCCGTCCTCCTTCAGCTTCACCCCGAGCTCCCTGCAGACCCAGCCCTCGCCGTTCTCCTCGTTCATCAGCCCCCCCGCCTTCGGCAAGCCTAAGTCCGAGTTCGGCCCTGAAGATAAGGTGGCCCTGGAGCCCAACGTGTTCGCTCGGTTCAGCAAAGCTGCCAAGAGGAAGGACGACCCGGCCGCCAGCGGCCCCGAGAAGCCGGGCGGAGAGGACGACGCCCCCGCCCCGCTGGACGTTGACTCGCCCAGACACCCCGCCAAGAGGCCGGTGGTGAGGGCCCGGGGCATCGCAGGGGGCCTGTTTCGCCAGGCGGTGATCGGGATCCGGAAGGAGCAGAGCATCCCGGTGAGGAGAGAGGCCCCGAAGGAGCCACCGAGGCCCCCCGCCGCTCTGGGACCCCCTGCTGTGGGCCCCGCTGAGAGGCCGTCCCTGGTCCTGGAGGAGCCAGAGGAAACTCAGGGAGACGAACCGCCGGCCAAGACGCTCACAGCGCCGGCGCTGAGCAGAGACACTGCAGAgaaaccagaagattcag GCCCGTCTGACCCTTTGACCTCAGCCTCCGAGGCGTTGACCCCTGTGGGCCGTGGGCCCCGCAGGGACAGCATGGACAGCCTGAGCGGAGTGTCTCCCAGCGATCTGACCACCATCATGGTCAGGAACGTCCCTCCAAGCCTCAACAAGAAGGACGTGATCCAGAAGCATTTCGCTCGTTTCGGGAAAGTGGGTAAAATCTTCTGCCGGCCCAACAAGAACCAGGCCGTGGTCCACTTCGACGACCAC GCTTCGGCTGCTAAAGCGAAGCGGAGAGGGAAGGTTCTGCACCGACacgagctgctgctgctctggcagaagaagaaacaaa GTCCTGGAGACAAAGGCAGCAGAGCGCCAGCAGAACCCGACCAAACCGCAGCAGAAAGTCCTAAAGCGGAGGAGCCGAAGCCGGGTTGTTCTCCTCTCAGACGGCCAACCCTGATGCCTCCGGCGCTGGGTGGCCACGCCTCCTTCAGGCAGAG CTCTCCGTTGAGGAGGCCGTCTCCAGCCAAGCTGCTGCCGTTTGACTCGGAGCCTCATAAGGAGAACGTCACCGAGTCCCAGGGGTCGGAGCGTCTCGTCCCGTCCTCCCTGGTCCACCTGGTCGGACAGGTCGCTGAGACCGCCGAGGACAAGTACCGTCTCCTGGAGCAGAGAGACAAAGTCCTGCGTCAAG GACGACCCAAGAGGACGGACCTGGACCTGTCCAAGGTGTTTGTGGGGACGTGTCCGGACATGTGTCCAGAGAAGGAGAGGTACATGAGGGAGACACGGAACCAGCTCAGCGTGTACGAGGTGGTCCAGAACACGGAGGTG GTGGATCATGCAGCTGCTATAAAGGAGTACAGCCGCTCCTCGGCCGACCAGGAGGAGCCTCTTCCTCACGAGCTGCGGCCCCTCCCGGTGCTCAGCAGGACCATGGACTACCTGGTGACCCAGATCATGGACCGGGGTCCGGACAGCCACAGAGACTGGTACGACTTTGTGTGGAACCGAACCCGAGGCATTCGCAAG GACATCACCCAGCAGCGGCTCTGCTGCCCCCACACCGTGTCGCTGATCGAGAAATGCACCAGGTTCCACGTTCACTGCGCCCACCACCTCTGCGAGCAGCACATGTCGTCCTTCGACGCCAAGATCAACAACGAGAACATGACCAAGTGCCTGCAGAGTCTGAAGGAAATGTACGAGGATCTGGCGACGCAGCAGACGTTCTGCCCCCTGGAGGCCGAGTTCCGCCAGTACAGCGTCCTGCTGAAGCTCAACGACGGCGACATCCTGCG GGAGGTGCAGCAGTTCCGCGACGAGGTCCGGAAATCTCTGGAGGTGAAGTTTGCGGTTCAAGCCTTTGCGGCCGTCAGCAGCAACAACTTTGTTCGCTTCTTCAAGCTGGTGAAAGGAGCTTCTTACCTGTCCAGCTGCCTGCTGCACCGATACTTCAACCAG GTCCGATCGAAGGCCCTGAAGGCCCTGATCACGGCTCACACCTTCGGCACGCGATCCACCCCGTTCCCCGTCGACGACATCGTCCGGATGTTGATGTTCCGCAGCGCGTCTGAAGCAGCGGACTTCGTCCAGCAGTACGGCCTCAACGTCAACGACGG GCTGGTGGAGCTGAGTCGGAACTTCCAGGAGCCGGAGCTCCCGCTGTCCCtgaagaggtcagaggtcatcctgTCCAAGAAGGCGCCGCTGATCGGGGAGGTGGTGAACGGAGGTCGGGTCCCCGACCCGCCGCAGCACCGTCCCGTCTGCAGCTTCGACTCCTACAACAGATACAGAGGAGACGGGCTGCTGGCGGAGCCCGACTACGGATACGTTAACCCCCGAGGCGCCGGGGCCGCACAGACTG CTGACAGCGTTGTGGTTTCCTCCCCGCCGCGCGTCGAGgctccgccgccgccgccggtCATCGTTCCCGACGCTCCGGCTGAGACCGGAGAGCCGTTCCCGCCGGCGGCTCCCATCTTCCAGCCGATCGCTCCGCCTGAACCCACCAAACCTCCGTCACCTCCACCCAAACCCCAGCCGCTCTACAACGAGGAG GATGTCCTGGCGGCGGCGGAGGCGCTGCTGGAGGAAGTGGTGGAGGCCGAAGTCAGAGCGCTCGCTGACGGAGGCGCCAGCTACGCCAGAGCAGCCCTTCG GGAGAGCGAGGCGCAGCTGGAGGTTGTGGTGCAGGAGGTGTTGGAGCAGATGATGACAGAGGTTTCAGCGTCAGAGATCCGGCTGGAGCAGGAGCGGCTCGCTGAGGAGCGACGCAGACTGGAGGAGGCCAG GCGCCGTCAGGAGCGCCAAGCCTTCCTGGCTCAGTTCAGCTGCTCGCTCTGCTCAGAGGTCGTCCAGCAGGTCGTCGCTGAAGTCGTGAGGGAAACCGCCGCCGCCGAGATCCA ggTGGCTGTGGATGAGCAAGCCGAGCGTCTGGCCCGATGCAGCGATCAGATCTGCAGCAGCCTGATCGAGGAGACGTTGGCTGCAGACGTCGCTCAGCTAGCAGAGGATGTTCTGGAGGCTCAGCTGGAACGGATCCATAAGTTCATCAAAAG GTGGAGCGATGTGGTCGCCGTCCGCCGCCAGCTGAAGCGTCAGATGAGGAGTTTCCCTGCGGCGCCGTGCTGCGTGGATCCTCGCTTCAAGCTGCGGGCCCTGGCCCCCAGCGCCCCCCAGAGGCCCTCCATGGCGGACCTGGCCCGGGGCCTGGTGGACCTGGGGAACGCCGGCGTGTTGACCGTGTCCAGCACCAG GTTGCTGCGGATGCGCCGCGGCGCCGTCCACCAGATGAGGGTCCAGTCCTTCtaccagcagctgctgga GGAGACGTGCTGGAAGCCGTTGGATCTGCCGGCGCTGGCCACGGAAAACGTCCCGAACCCGACGGACCGGATCTTCTggaaggttctgctgctgctgcccagCGAACGGGAGGCCGGCCCGGCGGACCG GGTTCTGTCGGACTGGCTGGAGGTGAAACTCGGCGCCGACTCGGAGTCGGAGGAGCAGAGAGACGGGACGCTGAGGACGCTGCGTGTCTCCAACAGCCTGCAGGACAACGGACACAGAACTCACAAAGTCCACGTCACAGTGAAG GCGTCCAGAGGTCCGCTGACCGACGCCGGCCTGTCCGGAGCGGAGGAGCGCTGCGAGCTGCGCGGCGCCGCGGCcatcatgatgctgctgcccctCCTGCAGGCGGAGCAGGCGGAGCAGGACGTCCCTCTGCTCTCCGCCCTGCTGCAgctcaaacagctgcagcagatcaGCAGCTGGAACTGCCCGCTGCCGCTGGTGGTCCTGGTGCCATGGCAACGGGGCGCTGCGGACGCCGAGAGGCTGGAAGAAG CCCTGCAGCTCCAGGCTCTGATGGAGGAAGAGTTGATCTCAGACTTCCTGCTCGTCTTCATCCCAGACTCCACCAGCGACCTGCAGGGATCCCAGCAG CTGACCCGGGCCGTCCGCTGGCTGCTGGCCCGCCGCCCTCCGACCCCGCCGCTGTCCTGCCGGCCGCTGGTCCAGCTGGTCGAAGCCACGCTGAGCCAGGAGTTCTGCCCCAGAGTTTACTCCAACCGGCAGAACCGGGCCGCCGCCCGGCTGCCCTGCCAGGGCCCGGCGCCGGCGGTCCGGCTGTACAACGCCGTCCTGGCCCACGTGGCGGACAGAGTGGCGTCCCCGGAGCTGAGCTGCCTGTCATGGCCGCCTGCCGAGTTCAGCGAGCCGGAGACCCGAGAGTTCATCCCTCACCTGGGCTGGAACTCGCCGCTGCAGCTGGGCTGGCTGAGGACGGCGCTGCTCGGCCTGCAGCTGCCGGAGTGGGAGGAGCTTCCTGCTGCAG ACTCCTGGCCCGATCTCTGCGCCTCCATCTTTCGTTACGCCGCTCACATCCCAACTTCACGCCACAGTCAGCCGCTCCTCATGTCCCGGCTGGAGAACCTTCTGGAGCGGGTCCGACTGACGCCTCCACTCAGCCGGCGCCCCAGGCCCGGACTGACCCGGGGCGGCATCGGCCCGGGGGCGGCCTGCAGCCTGATTCCCTGGGACGACGTCGTCCTCATCTTCATCGACCACAAGCTGAAGGACTGGCAGCCAACTGGACCGCCTGCTGCTCCAG ACTCGCTGACGGCGGACGGAGAGGTTCTGGTTTTCTTCCCCAGCGGTTCCCTGGACGGGTTCCGGCCTCCGGCTGAGTGGGTTCTGGCCGTGGATCGGACCCACAGGGAGacgcagcaggaggaagaggaggg ATGGGCCCCGGCCCCCAGCGCTCTGCGTTCGGCTCCGGCCCTGAGGCAGAAGTTGTTCCACAGCCAGGTGGAGGCCCCTGGGGCCCCTGAGGACCCCGGGGCCCCACCGCCTCTCCTGGACATCACACACACTCCCAGCGCGGAGGAGCTGCTGGCCCACAGAGTTCTGCAGaacctggaggaggagaaggccGAGAGCAGGAG GAgtctggagcagctgcagcgcTGGCTGGACGGCGACCCGTTGGACCACCTGGCGACCCCGCTCTTCATCCCGTCCTCCACCCTGCTGTCCTCTCCGTCCACCATGCGGGTTTCTGCGCCTGCCGCCGCGCAG AAACTGGAGACGGAGGAGCGAGTGGATGGAGCGTCCCGGTCCGGGGCGTCCGGGTCCGGAGCGTCCCGGTCCGGAGCGTCCCGGTCCGCAGCGCCGCCCGTCCCTCTGGCCCGGAGGCTGCAggcgctgcagcagcagatcgTGGcgagcagagaagaagaacagaCCTGCAGGCTGAAGCTCAGCGCCCTGCTGAGCATCGTGGACGactga